One genomic segment of Methanorbis rubei includes these proteins:
- a CDS encoding MFS transporter: MDESAGQKIRGVIFGHFLIDIYTPILALILPLLIAGMGLSYFLAGMIVTVFNVTSSVSQPFVGWYGDKTGWRASVPLCLVIGSVGVSLTAITGNYVLILFLAAGAAIGHALFHPAAMDIMYRLSPPAKRGLYNSIFTTSGSIGYAVGPLIAGILIVVGGLPAVAWLMIPGILGATWMYRNNRRSRNKSDAGAKAKIAQTNASETVLRKRFWWVPAGLVVSICSLRAWAYLGVITYLPTLLILGHHGMDMFTASAIVTVMLFFGVAGQVVGGYMSDRFGRKEMLVLGLACAIPFFCLIFSTNEVLMYLGVMMYAFFASSCYVMSVTMTQDLLPGNVGFASGLTLGFSMGVGGIGAALIGWAADVLGSLSSAMFLLIVPIILCPILALLIKYPLKSLARGHDIGTGEDT, from the coding sequence ATGGACGAGAGTGCTGGCCAAAAGATCCGGGGAGTTATTTTCGGGCATTTTCTGATCGATATTTACACACCGATTCTGGCGCTGATTTTGCCGCTGCTGATTGCAGGGATGGGACTGAGCTATTTCCTTGCAGGCATGATTGTGACGGTGTTTAATGTGACGTCATCGGTGTCCCAGCCGTTTGTAGGCTGGTACGGGGACAAGACCGGATGGCGGGCAAGTGTGCCGCTGTGTCTGGTGATTGGCAGTGTGGGTGTCAGTCTGACGGCGATTACGGGAAATTATGTTCTGATACTGTTTCTTGCAGCGGGAGCTGCTATCGGCCACGCACTGTTTCATCCGGCGGCGATGGATATTATGTACCGCTTGAGTCCTCCGGCAAAGCGGGGATTATATAATTCGATATTTACGACGAGCGGGAGCATCGGGTATGCGGTCGGGCCGCTGATTGCAGGTATTCTGATTGTGGTCGGCGGTCTTCCGGCGGTTGCATGGCTGATGATCCCCGGGATTCTCGGGGCGACATGGATGTACCGGAACAACCGCAGGTCCCGCAATAAGTCTGATGCCGGTGCAAAGGCGAAGATTGCTCAGACGAATGCGAGTGAAACGGTTCTTCGCAAGCGGTTCTGGTGGGTGCCGGCAGGGCTGGTTGTTTCGATTTGTTCGCTTCGTGCATGGGCATATCTCGGCGTTATTACGTACCTGCCGACTCTACTGATTCTTGGTCATCATGGAATGGATATGTTTACTGCGTCTGCGATTGTTACGGTGATGCTGTTCTTCGGTGTTGCAGGGCAGGTTGTGGGCGGGTATATGTCGGACCGGTTTGGGAGAAAGGAGATGCTGGTGCTTGGTCTTGCGTGTGCAATTCCGTTCTTCTGTCTGATATTTTCGACGAACGAGGTGCTGATGTATCTGGGCGTGATGATGTATGCGTTCTTTGCATCGTCCTGTTATGTGATGTCGGTGACGATGACGCAGGATCTGCTGCCCGGCAATGTGGGGTTCGCGTCAGGGCTGACTCTCGGGTTTTCGATGGGGGTCGGAGGTATTGGGGCCGCACTGATCGGATGGGCAGCTGATGTGCTTGGGTCTTTGTCAAGTGCGATGTTTCTGCTGATAGTGCCGATTATTCTGTGTCCGATTCTGGCACTGCTGATCAAGTATCCGCTGAAGAGTCTGGCACGGGGACATGACATAGGAACTGGTGAAGATACATAA
- a CDS encoding rubredoxin, with protein MDKYRCTICGYVYDPEKGAGIMYPAGTSFEKLPDTWKCPVCGAPKTQFKKV; from the coding sequence ATGGACAAATACCGTTGCACAATCTGCGGATATGTATATGACCCGGAAAAAGGAGCAGGCATCATGTACCCTGCCGGAACTTCGTTTGAAAAACTTCCTGACACCTGGAAATGCCCGGTCTGCGGCGCACCCAAAACCCAGTTCAAAAAGGTGTAA
- a CDS encoding pyridoxal phosphate-dependent aminotransferase, which yields MRQLSETIAGVAPSATMAMSNRTKEMIASGIDVIGLAVGEPDFATPAHITQAAIDALNRGETHYAPSRGIPELTNAVADKLKNENHIPATQKQIMVTAGAKDAIRITMMAMLNKGDEVVVIDPSWVSYEPCVQIAGGRAVHYSLNADFQVDESIYEVITDKTKMIIVNSPSNPTGSVLGRSSLRLIADACMDHDLFCLSDEIYEKLVYGKEHVSIATVGDMHERTITINGFSKAYAMTGWRLGYLAAPLDVIPAMDKVMQHSVGCVNTFAMWGGVAALQGDQSCVEEMRKEFERRKKFVIGRLAGMGLRTAPAEGAFYAFINVGGDDVATANLWLDKAHVAPTPGTAFGAPGWLRISYAASMERLEEAMNRIESVM from the coding sequence ATGAGACAGCTCTCGGAGACGATAGCGGGAGTTGCGCCGTCGGCTACGATGGCTATGAGCAACCGGACAAAGGAGATGATCGCATCAGGCATTGATGTGATCGGTCTTGCGGTGGGAGAACCTGACTTTGCAACGCCGGCACATATCACGCAGGCGGCAATTGATGCACTGAACCGCGGCGAGACGCATTATGCGCCGTCACGGGGAATTCCCGAACTGACAAATGCAGTCGCTGACAAGCTGAAGAACGAGAACCATATCCCTGCAACCCAGAAGCAGATCATGGTGACTGCGGGAGCAAAGGATGCTATCCGCATCACGATGATGGCGATGCTGAACAAAGGGGACGAGGTCGTGGTTATTGATCCGTCCTGGGTTTCGTATGAGCCGTGCGTGCAGATTGCAGGCGGACGCGCTGTTCACTACTCGCTGAATGCTGATTTTCAGGTGGACGAGTCGATCTACGAGGTTATAACCGATAAGACCAAGATGATCATTGTAAACTCTCCGTCGAATCCGACCGGATCGGTTCTCGGCAGATCATCACTGAGGTTGATTGCAGATGCGTGCATGGATCATGATCTGTTCTGTCTGTCTGATGAGATTTATGAGAAACTCGTCTACGGCAAAGAGCATGTTTCGATCGCAACAGTGGGCGACATGCATGAGAGAACGATTACGATCAACGGATTTTCGAAGGCCTATGCGATGACCGGATGGCGGCTCGGCTATCTTGCGGCTCCGCTTGATGTGATCCCTGCAATGGACAAGGTCATGCAGCACTCGGTCGGCTGCGTGAACACGTTTGCGATGTGGGGCGGTGTTGCCGCACTGCAAGGCGATCAGTCTTGTGTTGAGGAGATGAGAAAGGAGTTTGAACGCCGCAAGAAGTTTGTGATCGGCAGACTTGCAGGAATGGGTCTCAGGACGGCTCCAGCTGAGGGAGCGTTCTATGCGTTCATCAATGTCGGCGGCGATGATGTGGCGACTGCGAACCTGTGGCTTGACAAGGCGCATGTTGCTCCAACACCGGGAACGGCTTTTGGTGCTCCGGGCTGGCTCCGCATTTCGTATGCAGCTTCGATGGAGCGGCTCGAAGAGGCAATGAACAGAATCGAGTCAGTGATGTAA
- a CDS encoding TrkH family potassium uptake protein gives MGLIRELASVGRDLGAVFFLLGVATLLPIVIGVYYQEWHALGAILQATLLFFAIGIFLRFLPKGNKPARNSLSIAATALIWVFVSSIGCIPFMITGMSFLDASFESMSAWTGTGFTFAPHIEEWPRTLLVWRSFMQWVGGLGIIAFTLTVASRSGLITRGLYRSEGHSEAFMPSVIATAFQMWKIYFVLTIISVLAIMATGLDMWDAVNVGFSAISTGGLSIYADGISHFNNIGLEMVLIPIMLAGALPFRLYYVLYTQGSLKDVLSDRILHLMIAVFLFVSTVLTLDLYFSGFSLTEAAREGLFMAGSGISSTGFQNTTMAGWGAATILFLAVFVVIEGGTGSTSGGIKLDRIQVMFEAMIWWFRKTIVSPRAYIPMRHNGRSIASKEADMLIAKSLLLILLYILMIVVVLIILLHDPYFSKDVIGTMYDVFSCVGNNGSTSGAIGPDMPEYAKVILYLAMWIGRLEIIPVIILIWGIFRGFEWHSRNGPSRK, from the coding sequence ATGGGTCTCATCCGCGAACTTGCCAGCGTCGGGCGCGATCTGGGAGCAGTATTTTTCCTACTGGGTGTTGCAACTCTCCTGCCGATCGTCATCGGAGTTTACTATCAGGAGTGGCATGCCCTTGGTGCAATTCTTCAGGCCACCCTCCTGTTCTTTGCAATAGGAATCTTTCTGCGTTTCCTCCCCAAAGGCAACAAACCCGCACGCAACAGTCTCTCCATTGCAGCGACCGCTCTCATATGGGTCTTTGTCAGTTCGATCGGATGCATACCGTTCATGATCACTGGCATGAGTTTTCTTGACGCCTCCTTTGAGTCCATGTCAGCATGGACCGGCACCGGATTCACCTTCGCCCCCCACATCGAGGAGTGGCCGAGAACACTGCTCGTCTGGCGCTCGTTCATGCAGTGGGTCGGAGGTCTCGGCATCATCGCATTCACCCTCACCGTTGCCAGCCGCTCCGGCCTCATCACCCGCGGCCTCTACCGCTCCGAAGGCCACTCGGAAGCCTTCATGCCGAGTGTAATTGCCACGGCCTTTCAGATGTGGAAGATTTATTTCGTCCTCACCATCATCTCCGTCCTTGCCATCATGGCCACAGGCCTTGATATGTGGGACGCAGTCAATGTAGGATTTTCTGCCATCTCAACCGGAGGTTTATCAATTTACGCGGACGGAATCTCCCACTTCAACAACATCGGTCTTGAGATGGTATTAATTCCGATCATGCTCGCCGGAGCCCTGCCGTTCCGACTTTATTATGTCCTCTACACCCAGGGCTCACTCAAAGACGTCCTTTCCGACCGCATCCTTCATCTCATGATTGCGGTGTTCCTGTTCGTCTCCACCGTCCTCACCCTTGACCTCTACTTCAGCGGATTCTCCCTCACCGAAGCCGCTCGCGAAGGACTCTTCATGGCAGGAAGCGGAATCAGTTCGACCGGATTCCAGAACACCACCATGGCAGGCTGGGGTGCTGCAACGATTCTGTTCTTGGCAGTCTTCGTCGTCATTGAAGGAGGAACCGGCAGTACCTCCGGAGGTATCAAGCTCGACCGCATTCAGGTCATGTTCGAAGCAATGATCTGGTGGTTCAGAAAAACCATCGTCAGCCCCAGGGCGTACATCCCCATGCGTCACAATGGCAGATCGATCGCAAGCAAAGAAGCTGACATGCTGATCGCAAAATCCCTGCTGCTTATTCTCCTCTACATCCTCATGATAGTGGTCGTGCTCATCATCCTTCTGCATGATCCCTACTTCTCTAAAGATGTCATTGGAACCATGTACGATGTGTTCAGCTGCGTCGGCAACAACGGCAGCACCAGCGGCGCTATCGGTCCTGATATGCCTGAGTATGCGAAAGTCATTCTCTATCTTGCGATGTGGATTGGCAGACTGGAAATTATTCCGGTGATCATTCTCATCTGGGGAATATTCCGCGGATTTGAGTGGCACAGCAGAAATGGTCCGTCCCGCAAGTAA
- a CDS encoding LytS/YhcK type 5TM receptor domain-containing protein — MTLIGFNLGFAALLGIALGRSGLLDNMKGDFTDWIRYSIGIVLFGIMSLVGSIASIQYEGAMLNVRDGGPIYGGLWFGPIIGIGAAIIGSVYRFSLGGATVIPCCLATIIAGVVSGIIWYFYREKITVVIATLIAVGLSIVHIVLLILLTPNNFGWYLVSETPTGIGILILVPLSVLIFSWCYQRSKQAVAKKQ, encoded by the coding sequence ATGACTCTGATTGGTTTCAACCTCGGGTTTGCAGCACTATTAGGTATTGCCCTTGGAAGAAGCGGACTTCTGGATAATATGAAAGGGGATTTTACCGACTGGATTAGATACTCGATCGGTATTGTGCTGTTTGGTATAATGTCACTCGTAGGATCGATTGCGAGTATTCAGTATGAAGGTGCGATGCTGAATGTCCGTGACGGCGGTCCTATCTATGGCGGTCTCTGGTTTGGACCTATCATTGGTATTGGTGCAGCAATTATTGGCTCGGTATACCGATTCAGCCTCGGTGGTGCAACGGTTATTCCATGCTGTCTCGCAACTATCATCGCCGGTGTGGTAAGCGGAATTATCTGGTACTTCTACCGTGAAAAGATCACGGTCGTAATCGCAACGCTGATTGCTGTTGGGCTGAGTATTGTTCACATCGTACTACTCATCCTCCTCACCCCAAACAATTTCGGCTGGTATCTTGTCTCAGAAACTCCGACGGGCATCGGTATTCTTATTCTGGTTCCTCTCTCAGTGCTGATTTTTTCCTGGTGCTACCAGAGATCAAAACAGGCAGTGGCAAAGAAGCAGTAA
- a CDS encoding nitrogenase component 1, protein MNWKNLPGHIYESRMAGCTLTGALSVACFIPGAVAVVHAPEGCVHQTFSMLHAMMNDCDVSQIPEIIVSGIGDREVIFGGEDCLTAALDRAAALNPDLIFVVTSCVPETIGDDCGAVCSRHPSADKIIYVPTSGFLGGSAKDGENAVLTALASCVPLSQAVPGTVALIGEKNLESEADQNYAEVERLLARLGLRVTVRFCRGCDAATLMHLGTAECFILRDDRCRPAAEAIGERFKRPVIPEFPGGLSGCIDFLKNVGHACSIPEEKIASAVQDELLYQDQMLKKFSGLTKKTICLGAEPFAGTSAVAREAMERLSMQESESGFPVKLPFYLPVGAAGVEKMLYLWRRAVNNG, encoded by the coding sequence ATGAACTGGAAAAACTTGCCAGGGCATATCTATGAATCACGAATGGCAGGATGCACCTTAACCGGTGCCCTGTCTGTCGCCTGTTTTATTCCGGGAGCAGTAGCTGTCGTCCATGCTCCCGAGGGCTGCGTGCACCAGACCTTTTCGATGCTGCATGCGATGATGAATGACTGCGATGTGTCCCAAATTCCTGAGATCATCGTTTCAGGAATCGGGGACCGTGAGGTGATCTTCGGCGGCGAGGACTGCCTGACCGCAGCCCTCGACCGTGCGGCGGCACTGAACCCTGATCTGATTTTTGTTGTGACCTCCTGCGTGCCGGAGACGATCGGTGATGACTGCGGTGCGGTCTGCAGCCGCCATCCGTCTGCTGACAAAATAATTTATGTGCCGACATCCGGATTTCTTGGAGGAAGTGCCAAGGACGGGGAGAATGCTGTTCTCACTGCTCTTGCATCATGCGTTCCGCTCTCCCAAGCGGTTCCGGGAACGGTTGCCCTTATCGGCGAAAAAAATCTTGAGTCTGAAGCTGATCAGAATTATGCCGAGGTCGAACGCCTGCTTGCCCGTCTCGGCCTTCGGGTGACGGTCAGGTTCTGTCGGGGATGTGATGCTGCGACCCTTATGCATCTTGGAACTGCGGAGTGTTTTATTCTGCGTGATGACCGATGCCGGCCCGCGGCCGAAGCGATTGGTGAGCGGTTCAAACGACCGGTCATCCCTGAGTTTCCCGGCGGACTTTCCGGCTGCATTGATTTTTTGAAAAATGTTGGCCATGCATGCAGCATCCCTGAAGAAAAAATTGCGTCAGCAGTGCAGGATGAACTTCTGTATCAGGATCAGATGCTGAAAAAATTTTCAGGACTCACCAAAAAAACAATCTGTCTTGGTGCGGAACCGTTTGCCGGAACGTCTGCGGTTGCCCGCGAGGCGATGGAGAGGCTCTCGATGCAGGAGAGCGAGTCCGGGTTTCCCGTCAAACTGCCGTTTTATCTTCCGGTTGGTGCTGCTGGTGTTGAGAAGATGCTCTATCTCTGGCGTCGGGCGGTGAACAATGGCTGA
- a CDS encoding acetate uptake transporter, which yields MTESISTNVAKTINPAPIGLFGFAFTTIMLSLCNIGVFEMNTVIIGLAFLFGGLAQFLAGLLEWRGGNIFGMVVFTSFGMFWLVFALSAVLPAMGLGESATPVAMGCHLVLWAIFTATVALAATGKGIVLPVTLWLVCAVFICLAAADFTGLMSVKVFGGFLGVVAGACAYYIGTADLINGIHGCKKLKL from the coding sequence ATGACTGAAAGTATTTCCACGAATGTCGCAAAGACGATCAACCCGGCACCAATCGGTCTGTTCGGATTTGCATTTACCACGATTATGCTGAGCTTATGCAACATCGGCGTTTTCGAAATGAACACTGTGATCATCGGTCTTGCATTCCTCTTTGGCGGTCTGGCACAGTTTCTCGCAGGCCTTCTGGAATGGCGGGGCGGCAACATCTTCGGCATGGTTGTCTTCACCTCGTTCGGCATGTTCTGGCTGGTGTTCGCACTTTCAGCCGTCCTTCCTGCAATGGGTCTGGGAGAATCCGCGACACCAGTTGCCATGGGATGCCATCTTGTACTCTGGGCAATCTTTACCGCAACCGTTGCCTTGGCCGCAACCGGCAAAGGAATTGTTCTCCCTGTAACACTCTGGCTCGTCTGTGCCGTCTTCATCTGCCTCGCAGCTGCTGACTTCACCGGCCTTATGTCAGTGAAAGTGTTCGGCGGCTTCCTTGGCGTGGTTGCCGGAGCATGTGCCTACTACATCGGCACCGCGGATCTGATCAACGGCATCCATGGATGCAAAAAACTCAAACTCTAA
- a CDS encoding desulfoferrodoxin: MTEVSEIYKCNICGNTVKIIGKGAGQLICCGEAMHKLVENTTDAAQEKHVPVITKTDGGYKVAVGSVPHPMDADHYITWVALKTDDGIVHEKFLFPGENPEITVKTTAKAVKACEYCNKHGLWAKTE; this comes from the coding sequence ATGACAGAAGTAAGTGAGATCTACAAGTGCAACATCTGCGGAAACACCGTGAAAATCATCGGCAAAGGAGCAGGTCAGCTCATCTGCTGCGGTGAAGCAATGCACAAACTCGTTGAGAACACCACCGACGCAGCTCAGGAAAAGCACGTACCGGTCATCACCAAAACCGACGGCGGATACAAAGTAGCAGTAGGTTCTGTCCCCCACCCGATGGACGCAGACCACTACATCACCTGGGTAGCCCTCAAGACCGACGATGGCATCGTTCATGAAAAATTCCTTTTCCCGGGAGAGAACCCCGAGATCACCGTCAAGACCACCGCAAAGGCAGTCAAAGCCTGCGAATACTGCAACAAACACGGCCTCTGGGCAAAAACTGAATAA
- a CDS encoding nitrogenase component 1, translated as MADGGCTNPVWPCAMTGAAATLAGFPDLCVIIHGSSGCYYYPKSLLKVPLFSTYLLESEIVFGTIDRLHEVVSEVAATGRPVAVVNTCVPALTGEDLKTAFASGSAIFVDAPGFSGNVEAGAAKAFAALAPSCSTERPGVNIDGINLLDIFWRGNLHETERLLGLLKIPVTVRFCRDSYANLRAGASLFTVSANSSYASGVGDNLGSMLFLDIPDTVAKLQEQYPDADTDAVLTEWARAEDQIYYSCDKYLRKYNPPVVAVAAQESYAAFAKTMMERYFGSDVPVVFARDQGLGRVPCSVNSVEINTAVASAEPDLILGSTFEAAACRTAAFFGITPPDRSRISIAARPLAGVEGGLKLTEGALNALMNMHANLKRESRE; from the coding sequence ATGGCTGACGGAGGATGCACCAATCCGGTCTGGCCGTGTGCAATGACCGGTGCTGCGGCAACTCTTGCCGGTTTTCCTGATCTCTGCGTGATCATTCACGGCTCGTCCGGCTGCTACTACTATCCGAAGTCGCTGCTGAAGGTTCCCTTGTTCAGCACCTATCTGCTGGAGTCAGAGATTGTATTCGGCACCATTGACCGGCTGCATGAGGTGGTGTCTGAGGTCGCTGCAACCGGCAGGCCGGTTGCGGTGGTGAACACCTGTGTTCCGGCACTGACCGGTGAAGATCTGAAGACTGCATTCGCCAGCGGCTCGGCAATTTTTGTTGACGCCCCGGGCTTCTCAGGAAATGTTGAAGCAGGAGCTGCAAAAGCGTTCGCCGCTCTTGCTCCCTCCTGCTCTACAGAGCGGCCAGGCGTGAACATCGACGGCATCAATCTGCTGGATATTTTCTGGCGCGGCAATCTGCATGAGACCGAGCGTCTGCTTGGATTGCTGAAAATTCCAGTCACGGTGCGTTTCTGCCGTGACAGTTATGCAAATCTCCGTGCCGGAGCATCCCTCTTCACGGTCTCTGCCAACTCTTCGTACGCTTCCGGTGTCGGGGACAATCTTGGCAGCATGCTGTTTTTAGACATTCCGGATACTGTTGCAAAACTTCAGGAACAGTATCCTGATGCTGACACGGACGCAGTCCTCACTGAGTGGGCACGTGCTGAGGATCAGATATACTACTCCTGTGACAAGTATCTGCGAAAATACAATCCTCCGGTCGTGGCGGTTGCTGCGCAGGAAAGCTACGCGGCCTTTGCCAAGACTATGATGGAGCGCTACTTCGGATCCGACGTCCCGGTCGTGTTTGCACGTGACCAAGGTTTGGGCCGTGTTCCCTGTTCCGTGAACTCTGTAGAGATCAACACCGCTGTTGCGTCAGCTGAGCCTGATCTGATTCTCGGCTCAACGTTTGAAGCAGCCGCCTGCAGGACAGCGGCATTCTTCGGAATCACCCCGCCTGACCGCAGCCGCATCTCAATTGCGGCCCGCCCTCTTGCAGGAGTTGAGGGCGGTCTTAAACTGACGGAAGGGGCACTGAATGCCCTGATGAATATGCATGCGAATTTAAAACGCGAATCCCGCGAATAA
- a CDS encoding FprA family A-type flavoprotein — MATREIADRIYSVGTIDWDLRYFDAIMPTPRGSSYNAYLVKGSEKTALIDTCKPNDEADFITNLMRLDQHSLDYIVIDHAEQDHSGLLPLLLEIFPSAKVVTNETCKGLLLAMHHLEEVEERFIVIGDRDTLSLGDKTLKFYLAPWVHWPDTMFTEVVEDKVLFTTDFLGTHYAAPTLYQDDESPDYLEAAKRYYAAIMMPFRSSVQEHLKLIDEIAPKIIGPSHGPVLRMSAKIIDLYRNWSGDSPKNLVIVAYVSMHGSTELMTKFLVDDLVQRGIPVQQYNLLETDTGVLGSAIVDAATIVIATPTVLFGPHPVAVNAAYLIRALRPKVQQIAFIGSYGWGTNAVNYLGEMLSPLSAKMLEPVYIRGQPEETAITALHEMANAIQEHHKTL, encoded by the coding sequence ATGGCAACGCGTGAGATTGCTGACCGGATCTACTCGGTTGGAACAATCGACTGGGATCTGCGGTACTTTGACGCAATCATGCCAACTCCACGGGGGAGCAGCTACAACGCCTACCTCGTAAAAGGCAGCGAAAAAACCGCATTGATCGACACCTGCAAACCCAACGACGAGGCAGACTTCATCACCAACCTCATGCGTCTGGACCAGCACTCGCTTGACTACATCGTCATCGACCATGCCGAGCAGGACCACTCAGGTCTCCTGCCTCTGCTGCTTGAAATTTTCCCCAGTGCAAAAGTTGTCACCAACGAAACCTGCAAGGGTCTCCTTTTGGCAATGCATCATCTCGAAGAAGTTGAGGAACGCTTCATCGTCATCGGCGACCGAGATACCCTCTCGCTCGGCGACAAAACCCTGAAGTTCTACCTCGCACCCTGGGTCCACTGGCCCGACACCATGTTCACCGAAGTCGTCGAAGACAAAGTACTCTTCACCACCGACTTCCTCGGCACGCACTATGCAGCGCCAACGCTCTATCAGGACGATGAAAGTCCTGACTATCTTGAAGCAGCAAAGCGCTACTATGCAGCAATCATGATGCCGTTCCGCTCTTCAGTGCAGGAACACCTCAAACTCATCGATGAAATTGCGCCAAAGATCATCGGTCCGAGCCATGGCCCAGTTCTCAGAATGTCGGCGAAAATTATCGACCTCTACCGCAACTGGTCAGGCGACTCCCCGAAGAACCTTGTCATCGTAGCTTACGTCTCCATGCATGGAAGCACCGAGCTCATGACAAAGTTCCTTGTCGACGACCTTGTTCAGCGCGGTATTCCAGTACAGCAGTACAATCTTCTGGAGACCGACACCGGCGTACTTGGCAGCGCCATTGTAGACGCTGCAACAATCGTCATTGCAACGCCCACCGTACTCTTCGGCCCGCACCCGGTAGCGGTCAACGCCGCCTACCTCATCCGTGCCCTCCGGCCCAAAGTACAACAGATCGCGTTCATCGGCTCTTACGGCTGGGGTACCAACGCAGTCAACTACCTTGGAGAGATGCTCTCACCCTTAAGCGCTAAAATGCTTGAGCCGGTATACATCAGAGGTCAGCCCGAGGAGACTGCAATTACCGCGCTCCATGAAATGGCAAATGCCATTCAAGAACACCATAAAACCCTCTAA
- the cfbC gene encoding Ni-sirohydrochlorin a,c-diamide reductive cyclase ATP-dependent reductase subunit, with protein sequence MRQIALYGKGGIGKSTTSANLSAAFAEKGLDVMQIGCDPKHDSTRMLMHGRWIPTVLEQMYERKDLEMDDVIFTGFGGVRCVEAGGPEPGIGCAGRGIIATFQLLEKMKALHGDVVVYDVLGDVVCGGFAMPMRDGYAQEVYLVTSGELMSLYAANNICKAIARLSQRSTARCRLGGVICNSKNMDNERELVAEFAKRIGSKMVEFVPRDKAVQAAEVNQMTVIEHAPTSPQADVYRRLAGTILANDDLRIPTALDLDELEKLARAYL encoded by the coding sequence ATGAGACAGATAGCCCTCTATGGCAAGGGAGGTATCGGAAAATCCACCACATCCGCAAACCTTTCGGCTGCGTTTGCGGAGAAGGGTCTGGACGTCATGCAGATCGGATGCGATCCCAAACATGACAGCACCAGAATGCTGATGCACGGCCGCTGGATTCCTACCGTACTCGAACAGATGTACGAGCGAAAGGATCTTGAGATGGACGACGTCATCTTCACCGGTTTTGGCGGAGTGCGGTGCGTGGAGGCAGGAGGGCCTGAGCCCGGTATCGGCTGTGCCGGCCGCGGCATCATTGCAACGTTTCAGCTGCTCGAAAAAATGAAAGCCCTGCACGGAGACGTGGTGGTCTACGATGTGCTGGGCGATGTCGTCTGCGGAGGATTTGCAATGCCGATGCGTGATGGCTATGCACAGGAGGTCTATCTGGTAACGAGCGGTGAACTAATGAGTCTGTATGCGGCAAACAATATCTGCAAGGCAATTGCCCGCCTTTCACAACGAAGCACCGCAAGATGCCGGCTTGGCGGCGTCATCTGCAACTCGAAAAATATGGATAATGAACGAGAGCTTGTCGCCGAATTTGCGAAGCGGATCGGATCAAAAATGGTTGAGTTTGTTCCCCGCGACAAAGCAGTTCAGGCTGCCGAAGTCAACCAGATGACCGTGATTGAACATGCCCCGACATCGCCGCAGGCAGATGTCTACCGCAGACTTGCCGGAACCATTCTCGCAAACGATGACTTACGTATCCCCACAGCCCTCGATCTTGATGAACTGGAAAAACTTGCCAGGGCATATCTATGA
- the ribH gene encoding 6,7-dimethyl-8-ribityllumazine synthase — MIDQSVRLGFVVAEFNRDLTYMMEMEAEEHAKFLGATVSDRLYVPGVYDMPLAIRKLLKKSDIDAVITIGCVIEGATDHDQIVVQHAARKIIDLSLEFDKPVALGISGPGMTRLEATERVEYGKRAVESAVKMVRRLA; from the coding sequence ATGATCGATCAATCAGTCAGACTCGGATTTGTTGTCGCAGAATTCAACCGCGATCTTACCTATATGATGGAGATGGAAGCAGAGGAACACGCAAAATTCCTCGGAGCAACAGTGAGCGACCGGCTCTATGTTCCGGGAGTGTACGACATGCCGCTTGCCATTCGCAAACTCCTGAAAAAATCCGATATCGACGCGGTGATAACAATCGGATGTGTGATTGAAGGCGCAACCGATCATGATCAGATTGTGGTTCAGCATGCAGCACGAAAGATCATCGATCTCTCCCTTGAGTTTGACAAGCCAGTCGCCCTCGGAATCTCCGGACCCGGCATGACCAGACTTGAGGCTACGGAGAGAGTTGAGTACGGCAAGCGTGCTGTTGAGTCTGCGGTGAAGATGGTCCGGAGACTTGCGTAA